One Candidatus Melainabacteria bacterium genomic window carries:
- a CDS encoding methyltransferase domain-containing protein — protein MTVLEHKVPAPPEQIMMVQSAPRAYNVLKAAMELNVFETMEHAPRSAEEISRELHLDKRGTECLLNALVGLKFLAHAENDKFELIEVSRTYLLQSSDLYMGLYLKHAEQLDKGWSQLGQAIRSGKPVKEVNTQQTAEEFFPALAEGIFPMSYATAQIVARDLSDVNHGKARILDIAAGSAVWSIPFAEANPSATVDALDFPAVLEVAKKITTKRGLVDRFNFIAGDWRKLDWKSHQYDIIILGHILHSEGREASIQLLKNCADSLRPDGVVVVAEFLCNRERSGPPAALIFELNMFLHTTEGCVFSVDELKKIMHDCGFKHVDYSADIGEQPVLVGSK, from the coding sequence ATGACGGTTCTTGAACATAAAGTGCCCGCACCTCCTGAGCAAATAATGATGGTGCAGAGTGCGCCACGAGCTTACAACGTGTTGAAAGCGGCTATGGAGCTCAATGTGTTTGAGACTATGGAGCATGCGCCGCGATCAGCTGAAGAGATTTCCCGTGAGTTGCATTTGGATAAACGTGGCACTGAATGTTTGCTGAACGCTCTAGTGGGGCTGAAATTTTTGGCTCACGCTGAAAATGACAAATTCGAATTGATTGAAGTGTCTCGAACGTATTTACTGCAATCGAGCGATTTGTACATGGGTCTCTATCTCAAACACGCTGAGCAACTCGATAAGGGCTGGTCTCAGCTTGGTCAAGCGATTCGCAGTGGAAAGCCTGTAAAAGAGGTAAATACGCAGCAAACAGCAGAGGAATTTTTCCCCGCTCTTGCCGAGGGTATCTTTCCAATGAGCTATGCTACCGCCCAGATTGTTGCTCGGGATCTGAGCGACGTCAATCACGGCAAGGCACGCATTCTTGATATAGCTGCCGGCAGTGCGGTTTGGAGCATACCCTTTGCGGAAGCGAATCCCAGTGCGACTGTAGATGCTTTAGATTTTCCCGCTGTTTTGGAAGTGGCGAAAAAGATCACGACGAAACGTGGGCTTGTCGATCGCTTCAATTTCATTGCAGGCGATTGGCGAAAACTCGACTGGAAGTCACATCAGTACGACATCATTATTCTCGGTCACATTTTGCATTCTGAAGGACGAGAGGCGAGCATACAGTTGCTCAAGAATTGTGCGGATTCTTTGCGCCCCGACGGAGTTGTCGTAGTTGCGGAATTTTTGTGCAATCGTGAGCGCAGCGGTCCTCCAGCGGCGTTGATTTTCGAATTGAATATGTTCCTGCATACAACCGAAGGGTGCGTATTTTCTGTTGATGAATTGAAGAAAATCATGCACGATTGCGGTTTTAAACATGTGGACTATTCGGCGGACATCGGCGAGCAACCAGTTTTGGTCGGCTCGAAATAG
- the hemB gene encoding porphobilinogen synthase codes for MRMRRLRATPATRLMVRETHLHLEKLIYPFFIVEGTKKKLPISSMPGIYQQSIDETLNEIELAANAGITSILLFGIPDKKDSEASGAWKRDGIVNKAIREIKKRFPEIVVVADTCLCEYMDHGHCGTVADGRILNDPSLQILAKSAVAQAEAGADVIAPSDMMDGRIAAIRNALDEAGFEHTPIMAYSAKFASALYSPFREAAESAPQFGDRMSYQMDPANGREALREIELDIQEGADIVMVKPALPYLDIISKAREMTKLPIAAYNVSGEYSMVKAAAANGWIDERKVVLESLTGIARAGADLIITYHARDVARWLKG; via the coding sequence AGATTACGCGCCACTCCTGCTACTCGCTTGATGGTAAGAGAAACTCATCTGCATCTTGAAAAACTGATCTATCCATTTTTTATCGTCGAAGGCACAAAGAAAAAACTGCCGATCAGCTCTATGCCTGGCATCTATCAACAGAGCATCGACGAAACACTGAATGAAATCGAACTGGCCGCGAACGCCGGAATCACGTCGATTTTACTCTTTGGCATTCCAGACAAGAAAGACAGCGAAGCATCTGGAGCCTGGAAACGCGACGGCATAGTCAACAAGGCGATTCGCGAAATCAAAAAACGCTTCCCTGAGATTGTTGTAGTTGCTGATACTTGCTTATGCGAGTACATGGATCACGGTCACTGCGGCACTGTCGCTGACGGTCGCATACTTAACGACCCTTCGTTGCAAATTCTGGCGAAGTCTGCGGTCGCTCAAGCGGAAGCGGGAGCAGATGTGATCGCCCCATCAGACATGATGGATGGACGAATAGCAGCGATTCGAAATGCGCTTGACGAAGCCGGCTTCGAGCACACACCAATCATGGCCTACAGCGCCAAATTTGCGTCGGCACTTTACAGTCCATTCCGCGAAGCAGCTGAATCGGCGCCACAATTCGGCGACCGCATGTCGTACCAGATGGACCCAGCCAACGGTCGCGAGGCGCTCAGAGAAATCGAATTAGATATTCAAGAAGGCGCCGACATTGTCATGGTAAAACCAGCGCTTCCTTATCTCGACATCATCTCCAAAGCCCGAGAAATGACCAAACTGCCGATCGCGGCCTATAATGTTTCTGGTGAGTACTCAATGGTCAAAGCCGCCGCAGCTAACGGCTGGATCGATGAGAGAAAAGTTGTACTCGAGTCCCTGACTGGCATCGCGCGCGCAGGAGCTGACTTGATCATCACATATCATGCACGCGACGTTGCAAGATGGCTCAAAGGTTAA